A single region of the Plutella xylostella chromosome 7, ilPluXylo3.1, whole genome shotgun sequence genome encodes:
- the LOC125488740 gene encoding uncharacterized protein LOC125488740 yields the protein MGRMGDKPRPILVKFKDLALRNTVWYSKAKMKGSGVTLSEFLTKPRHEAFMAARERVGVKQCWTRDGCVVVLGADGKQHRVVTLAELDQVCPPTSQNVGQAAPKAASSKAPDVSLASSRAKRVASRK from the coding sequence ATGGGGCGCATGGGTGACAAGCCGAGGCCCatacttgtcaaattcaaggACTTGGCTCTCCGGAACACGGTTTGGTACTCCAAGGCAAAGATGAAGGGCAGCGGAGTCACTCTCTCTGAGTTCCTCACCAAGCCGCGACATGAAGCATTCATGGCGGCTCGGGAGCGGGTCGGCGTGAAGCAATGCTGGACGCGGGACGGCTGCGTGGTGGTGCTGGGAGCCGATGGCAAGCAGCATCGCGTCGTGACGCTCGCTGAGCTCGACCAGGTTTGTCCGCCGACCAGTCAGAACGTCGGTCAGGCGGCGCCAAAGGCCGCCAGCAGCAAAGCACCGGACGTGTCGTTGGCATCCAGCAGAGCGAAGAGAGTCGCATCAAGGAAGTAA